One Bombilactobacillus folatiphilus genomic window, ACCTCAACGGTGACAGTCAAGCATCGTGATGGGAGCCCGGTGGACGCCTCGGCCACGCTGAATCCTAGCACGGGGGCGATTACCGTCACGCGCAATGGTGGTTTTCAAGCGGGCGATGTTATTGATTTGACGTACAAGGCGAAGACGAATGCTGATGCGGTGGCCGGTCAAGCCGGGGCTAAGTATGAAAGTGTTAAGGATTCGTTAGCGAACACGGTCAAGGTGCAGGCCAGCTTAAGTGGCGACATTCGCCCACCGGCGGTGTCCTCACCACTGGCGATATCGTCATCAACCAATGTTTATCGACAGACTTTTGATTATTTTGTGAGTGTGCCAACGTTGATTGATTTTGGCAAGCAAGCCAATGTGGCGGCAGGACCTTTTAGCAATCAGACCACGGGTCAGCTCAAGGTTAGTCATTATGTCGCCGCGACTGACAGCAATATGCCCTATCATGTTGATGTGCAATATACCGGAGCGTTGCACGATAGTGGCTTGCATTTCTTGCAACCTGATATCACCAAGGCTTTGATTTATTATCGTTCAGGTGGTGCTGGTGCTTTTGCGCCGATTAGTTCCAGTCCCGCGCCGTTGAATGCGGCTGGTTTTACTACCAAGGGGATTTCGGATTTGACAGATGCTGTCGGGAATGGTCATTTTCAGTTGCATCACGATTATTCAGGTCAGCCACTGGGGCAGTTCTCAGGGACGGTCACGTGGACGTTGAATAATTCGCTTTAAGTTTAATTCTGAATTCAAAAAATAACCCGCAAGATTTTTGGTCTTGCGGGTTATTTAGATCGAACACACTAATGACGAGGGGGAGTTTTGATTAGTGTGTTTGTTTCTTGTAAACCATGGTTCCAAGGACTGCCAAAACGGCGATTAAGCCTAAAACAATTAAGCTAGCATCAGCTTGACCATCATTTAATTGTGGTAAGAAGCCTTGGCTCTTTGGATCGTTCGTATTGTTTTGACTATTGTTGGCACTCTTAGCACTAATTCCAGCCGCAGAACCGGGAGTTGTCACGGTATTATTCGTAGGCAAAGTTCCGAGTTGAGAATTGGCGGGTTTGCTAGGATCAACTGGGGTGACATCATTATCGAGATCGGTGGTGTCATCAGTTGGTTGACAAACATTATTAGCCGTCAAGACGGTTTGAATCTTATCCAAACCAGTCTGGGTTGCGGCATTCATTGTTTCCAATGATTGGGCGGTGTTAACTTGATCAACGGCATCTTGGTGTAATTGGTCAATTTGAGCTAATAACGTTTGTTTGAGACCAGCATCTAGGTCACAAGCTTGAATTTGTGCTTTAGCTTGAGTCTGGGCATCATCTAATTCTTGCAAATTCAAGGCTCTCAATGAATTATGGTCGATATAAGCAGCATAACTGCTGATGTCTCGGTGACCAAGGCTATGATTTGGATTGGCTTCATCGAGGGTGGTACTTTGATTGACACTATCAATCGCTTTGGTTAACGCTTGATCAACTTGCCCTTTTAAGTGATCTTTTTGCTTGTCAGTATAGCTAGAATTCTCATCAATCTGGTCTTTGCTCCGTAAAGCTAAAGAATTCAATTGATCAATGGAATTAACTTTGAAAACTGATAGTTGCACACTATTGTCTGGCAAAGTAGGGTTGGAAGGTTGGGTCGGCGTCGAAATAGGATCATAAACATCGTTATCTGTTAAGATTTTATTGATGGCGTCTTGGCCGGCTTGATAAGCGTCATTAGCTTCACAGACAGTTTGGGCATTTTGAATACTTTGCAAAGCGGAATTATATTGACTGTCAACTTGTGCAAGCAATTCTGTTCGTTGTGAACTGATGAGCTGATCGCAATTGTTAATCGCATCTTCGGCTTCATTTTTCACAATGGCTAAATCTGTTTCGG contains:
- a CDS encoding DUF1542 domain-containing protein, with translation MAKERVDQNPCYSTEQMTDLKNRIDQAVSATTTAINQSTTSADIEQQKNTGEININALADDVALEETQSEAETDLAIVKNEAEDAINNCDQLISSQRTELLAQVDSQYNSALQSIQNAQTVCEANDAYQAGQDAINKILTDNDVYDPISTPTQPSNPTLPDNSVQLSVFKVNSIDQLNSLALRSKDQIDENSSYTDKQKDHLKGQVDQALTKAIDSVNQSTTLDEANPNHSLGHRDISSYAAYIDHNSLRALNLQELDDAQTQAKAQIQACDLDAGLKQTLLAQIDQLHQDAVDQVNTAQSLETMNAATQTGLDKIQTVLTANNVCQPTDDTTDLDNDVTPVDPSKPANSQLGTLPTNNTVTTPGSAAGISAKSANNSQNNTNDPKSQGFLPQLNDGQADASLIVLGLIAVLAVLGTMVYKKQTH